The sequence below is a genomic window from Chryseobacterium foetidum.
AAAAAAGAAGAATTGGAAGATTTGGTTTCTGAAACTCAGAAAGAAGAAGATTACCTTCTTGAGCAGTCTAAGGAGTATGCTTCTAAAATCGACGACAGATTGCTGGCTTCTTACAACAGAATCAGAAACAATTCTGCAAACGGTCTTGCCGTTGTAGGTTTGGAAAGAGGTGCTCCGAAAGGATCTTTCTTCACTATTCCTCCTCAGAAGCAGATGGAAATCGCTCAGAGAAAGAAAATCATCATCGATGAGCATTCAGGTAAAATTCTTGTTGACGACGAGTTGGTAAACGAAGAAATTGAAAGAATGAAATCTGTGATTAAGTTTTAATTCAGGTTTTTATAAAATAGAAAACGGCTTCAAATTTTTGAAGCCGTTTTTTTTTGTTAGGTTATGTAAGTGGTGAAAAATTCCCCTCCTCTGGAGGGGTGGTTAACATTCCGCTTTAAATATTTCCTTAAAAAAAAGCCGCCTCAAAAGAAGCGGTTTAATTTTTTAAGCTTGATGCTCATACATTTTATTGTACAGATCCATAAACTTCTCTTTAATCGCTTTTCTTTTCAGCTTTAAAGTTGGCGTTAAAAGTCCTGCTTCAATGCTCCAAACTTCTGGTGTGAGTTCAATTTTTTTGATCTGTTCCCAACTTCCGAGATGCTCATTGATGTCGTCCATTTCTTTTTTAATTCTTTCTTTAAGCTCTTTGCTGGCCGCAATTTCTTTTGGTGTAGTTCCGATGCTGAGGTTGTTTCTCATCGCCCAGCTTTTGGCAAATTCAAAATCAGGCTGTACCAAAGCGGTCGGCATTTTTTCACCATCGCCGACAACCATAATCTGCTCGATGAATTTTGAAGCTTTGGCTAAATTTTCAATCGTCTGTGGAGCAATGTATTTTCCTCCTGAAGTTTTAAACATCTCCTTTTTACGGTCGGTAATCTGCAGATACCCTTCACCATCAATATGACCGATGTCGCCGGTTTTGAAATAGCCGTCATCTGTAAAAGTTTCTTTCGTTTGCTCTTCATTTTTAAAATAACCTTTAAAAACTGAAGGACCTTTTACCGTAATTTCGCCGTCTTCCTGAATTTTTACTTTTAAATTATCTAAAGGATGCCCCACAGTTCCTACTTTCATTTTACCGAAAGAGTTTACTGAAATAACAGGTGAAGTTTCCGTTAAACCATAGCCTTCCAAAATAGGAATTCCCGCATTCTGAAACATCAAATTTAATCTTGAAGACAAGGCTGCCGAACCTGAAACCAAAGTGATGATTTCGCCTCCCAAACCTTCTCTCCATTTTTTGAAAACCAGTTTATCAGCAATAATTTCAGATAAACCGGAAGGTTTTGAAACCGTTTTCTTTTTTTGAATTAAATCTAAGGCCCAAAAGAAAATTTTCTGCTTGAAACCTCCCGCAGAAGATCCTGTAGCATAAATTTTATCATAAACTTTCTCTATTAATCTTGGTACAACGCTCATGTAGTGAGGTTTTACTTCTTTTACATTTTCGCCCATTTTTTCAATGCTTTCAGCAAAATGAATGGAGAAACCATTGTATTGGAAGAGATAAAACAACATTCTCTCAAAAATATGACAGATCGGAAGAAAACTTAAAACTCTCGTGTCTTTGTAATCCAAACTTTTCTTTCTCGGAATTCTTGGGATCGAACCTAAAACATTGGAGACAATATTTTCATGCGAAAGTATAACACCTTTCGGTTTTCCGGTGGTTCCTGAAGTGTAAATGATCGTCGCTACATCATCCGGGTTTATTGCCTTTGCCAGATCTTCCACTTCAATTTGAGTGGAATCGTCTTCGCCAAGGTCTAAAATTTCTCTCCAGTTGGCAGCTCCCGAAATCGCGTCAAAAGTAAAAACGCCCTGTAAACTTGGAATATTGTGTTTCACTTTCATCACTTTATCAAGCAAAGCTTTGTCTGAAAGGAAGCAGTATTTTATTTCAGCATTGGTAAAGATAAACTCATAGTCTTCGGGAGAAATACTCGGATAAACTGGCACTGAAATTACGCCGATCTGTGACAGACCCAAATCCATTATTGCCCATTCTGTGCGGGAATTGGTGGTAATCAAAGCGATTTTGTCGCCTGGTTTTATACCTAATTTTAAAAGTCCGCGTGAGATTTTATTGGCTTCATTTACAAATTCCTGAGTTGAAGTTTTTTTCCATTCGCCGTTATATTTTGTCACAAACATATCAGCTTTCGGATAATTTTCCAAAGCATGTTGAGGGATGTCAAATAATCTTTTAATGGTCATAATCCGTGGGTTTGATTTTAATAATTTTAAATATAAGAATTTTTTTTCACTGGCAAACCTTCTTTTTCATAAAAGGAAATTTCATCAAAAATAAGATTCGTTATTTATCCTTTAATAATTGATCTTTAATATTTAATTACAGTCATTATTCAAGGCTGAATATGAATAAATTTTTAAATTTTCATATTTGCCCAAAAAGTGTAAATTAGCGACCATATAATTCAAATTTTTATGGACTTTAATTTATCAGAAGAACAGCTGATGATTCAGCAGGCAGCGAGAGATTTTGCACAGAACGAACTGTTACCAGGCGTAATTGAAAGAGACCGTGACCAGAAGTTTCCTGCCGAACAAGTAAAGAAAATGGGGGAAATGGGGCTTCTTGGGATGATGGTAGACCCACAGTACGGTGGAGCTGGGATGGATAGCGTTTCCTATGTTTTGGCAATGGAAGAAATTGCTAAAGTAGATGCCTCTGCAGCCGTGGTAATGTCTGTAAACAACTCTTTGGTGTGTGCGGGTCTTGAAAAATTTGCTTCTGAAGAACAAAAAGTAAAATATCTTACTCCTTTAGCAAGCGGAGAAGTAATCGGAGCCTTTGCACTTTCTGAGCCAGAAGCCGGATCTGATGCCACTTCACAGCAAACAACCGCTGAAGATAAAGGTGATTATTATCTTTTAAACGGTATCAAAAACTGGATTACAAACGGTGGTACTGCAACTTATTACATCGTAATTGCCCAGACTGATCCTGAGAAAAAGCACAAGGGAATCAACGCGTTTATCGTAGAAAAAGGTTGGGAAGGTTTTGAAATTGGTCTTAAAGAAGATAAACTGGGAATCAGAGGAAGCGACACGCATTCTTTGCTTTTCAACAACGTAAAAGTGCCTAAAGAAAACAGAATCGGTGAAGACGGTTTCGGATTCAACTTTGCGATGGCTGTTTTGAATGGCGGTAGAATCGGTATTGCTTCTCAGGCTTTAGGGATTGCTTCCGGAGCGTACGAATTGGCATTAAAATATGCTAAAACAAGAAAAGCTTTCAAAACTGAAATCATCAATCATCAGGCAATTGCTTTCAAATTAGCTGATATGGCAACCAGTATTACTGCAGCAAGAATGCTTTGTTACAAGGCTGCTGTAGAAAAAGATGCCGGAAAAGACATATCTGAAAGTGGTGCAATGGCAAAACTGTATTCTTCACAAGTGGCGATGGATACTACGATTGAAGCTGTTCAGATTCACGGTGGATACGGTTATGTGAAAGAATACCATGTAGAAAGAATGATGCGTGATGCAAAAATCACTCAGATTTACGAAGGAACATCAGAAATTCAGAAGATTGTAATTTCGAGAAGCATCTCAAAATAATCTTTTCTTAGATAAAAATAGCAAGGGCTTTCAGAAATTCTGAAAGCCCTTGCTGTAACTAAACACAAACTTTTATATAAAATTATGGTCAATTGCTTAACCGTAATGCATTGCAAAAGTACAAATCAAATTTCAATTATTCTCATCGAAACATTAAAATTTGATTAAAATTATTCTGCCTGATTGCTGATATTTTTGTTTCTGTTCTTTTTAAAGAAATAATATGCAATTCCTGCAATTAAAAACAACGGCCAGAATGGAACAAAGAAAAGAAGAATTCCAGTCAAAACTTCCCATCCGGAGCCGATTCCCGAAGCAAATTTTCCTCCGAAACTGTCAGGTTTTGATGCAACTGTAGCAGCATTTTTCTCGTTTCCGTACAAAGTAATCTCGATATCGCATTTTGTTTTCGGATAAAATTCTTCTCCGGAACTGTCGATTGTTTTATCAATTACATTTCCTAAATTGCCACTCACGTCTTCCACAAAATATTCAAATTTATCTAATGGAATCTGTATTTTCAGATAAGCAGTTTTGGTGTCGTCGTTGTTTCTGCTGATATTTTCGCTTTTCAGACTCCCGTCATATTTTCTGAGTTGATCTTCTATGTAATTTTTTGCGCCATACGTATCATCAACACCAATTTCAAGATTGGCAGTTTTCTTTAAAGCATATTTAGGTTCAGATTTCGGCTTTTCAGGATTGTTTTTGTAAATGATTTTGGTTTCCTTAATCACTTTTGGTGCGGGAACATTCACTACAATTTTCTCTTGTTTTTTTCTTGCGGAATCTTTATCATAAGTTCTGGATTCAAATTTTACATTAGAAATTTTTTCGCCTAAAGAATCTACAGAAGAGGCCGTTTTTTCAAACTTATCTTTCAAATTCTGTGAAGTCTTATCAAAATCTTTAATTTTCACCTGCGCAGAATCCAAAGCCGCTGCCGTTTCATTTTGAATTTTCTCAGCCTTGTCGGAGATTTCTGTAAAGCTGCTGTCAGCAGATTTTATGGTTTCACTTAGAGATTCTGTAGTTCCATCTCCCTTTTTACACATAATAAATGTACTTGATATTGCAAGTAATAAGATAGCTTTTTTCATAACGATTAATTTTGTTGATGTAAAGCTACCTTGTAATTTTTTGTAATGTTTGTAAAGAAGATGTTTTGTGAGTGTAAAATTTTAGCTAATTGATTTTTAGAGTTTTGTAAAATAGTTAATAAGGTTTTACAAATATTTTTCTTTTGGAAAATTTAAAAAAATAATGACAAATCATATTATTGTGTACAAAATGCGATATAATCGGCAATGATTTTCGAATTATATTTTTGCTTGAAATAATAGAAATCTTTAATATGTGGCAATTTTTTTTCGTTGTATTGATTTATCAAACAAATATATTCAACAATTCCAATGTTTGAATTGCTTTTATCCAAGGCGATTTTGTCAAATTTTAAAATCAATTCTTGAGCATCTTTCATATTCCAGTTAGAATAGCTGTTTGCTAGATCTGAAAGTTCACTAATCAAGTATGGATCTTGATATGCTTCTTTTTGTAATAATTTTTTACATTCTTCTCTAGTTTTAATTGCGTGCGGCAAATTGTAGATCTCTTGATAAAGGTTGTTGGCTAAAGTAGTTTCAAAACCAGTACAGCCTGTTTTAATATGGATCGTGTCATCTTTTTTAATGAACTCAGAAAATAATGCTTCAAGTTTTTTATGCTTAGCTCTCACAAAACTCCCTGAAAAATAGGACTTGATTACTGTAGAACCATTAAACACTAAATACTCAATTTCATCATTTGTAGAAATTTTTTGTATACTGTCGAAAAGTTTATAGACTGAACTTTCATGACCATCAACATCAATATTCTTGTATTCCACCTTTTCAGATCTTGAAAGTTGATTAACAAGTTTATTTACTTCCGGACTAAGCTGAGAATAAATTATGCAAAAGCTAAAAAGAAAAAGGATTGTTAGGTTTTTTTTCATGTAATCTATGTTAAATCACAAAGATACTTAGTTTTAAAGACATATATTCAGATAAATATTAAGGCGTCTAGTGAAAAATTCCTACACTATTGACATGGACATTTAGCAAAAAAAAATCCGCAGAAAAACTTCCGCGGACTGTATTTATAAATCTAAACTTTTAAATTAAGCATTCTGAAATTCACTGATAAAATGCAGTTTCACATTCGGGAATTTCTCCTGCGTCATGTGAATCGTGAAAGAAGAATCTGCTAAGAAAACCAATTGGTTGTATTTGTCTCTTGCCAAAAATCGCTGCTTCAGTCTTGCAAATTCCTTGAATTCTTCAGATTTTTCATCGGCTTCAACCCAACAGGCTTTGTGCATAGAAAGTGGCTCATAAGTACATTTTGCACCGTATTCATGTTCCAGACGATACTGAATCACTTCATACTGAAGCGCACCCACGGTTCCGATGATTTTTCTGTTGTTCATTTCGAGCGTAAACAATTGTGCAACACCTTCATCCATCAACTGATCGATTCCTTTTGCCAACTGTTTAGCTTTCAGCGGATCGTTATTATTAATGTATCTGAAATGTTCCGGTGAGAAACTTGGAATTCCTTTGAAACTCAGTTTTTCGCCTCCCGTCAATGTATCGCCAATTCTGAAACTTCCCGTATCGTGAAGTCCGACAATGTCTCCAGGGAAACTTTCGTCAACCACTTCTTTTTTATCGGCGAAGAATGCATTCGGAGATGAGAATTTCATCTTTTTGCCTTCTCTTACCAAAAGGTAATTTTCATTTCTTTTAAAGGTTCCGGAAACAATTTTTACGAAAGCCAGACGGTCTCTGTGTTTCGGATCCATATTCGCGTGGATTTTGAAAACAAATCCTGTGAAAGTACTTTCCTCAGGCTTTACCAAACGGGTATCACTTTCCTTTGGCTGTGGCATCGGTGCGATGTCGATAAATGCATTCAGCAATTCACGTACACCAAAATTATTCAAAGCAGATCCGAAGAAAACCGGTTGCAAATCACCTTTCATATAATCTTCACGGCTGAATTCAGGGTAAACAGATTGTATTAGATCCAATTCTTCTCTTAGATTTTTTGCTGCTTTTTCACCAATTACTTCGTCGATCGAAGGATCATTGATGTCATCAAACTTAATCGCTTCACCAACTTTCTGTTTTTTCTCCTCCAAAAATAACTGGATATTGTCTTCCCAGATATTGTAAATTCCCTGAAAATCAGCTCCCATACCAATCGGCAAAGAAAGCGGACAAACAGTTAATCCTAATTTCTGCTCAACTTCATCTAAAAGATCAAAAGCATCTTTACCTTCACGGTCAAGCTTATTGATGAACACCAACATTGGGATATTTCTCATACGGCAAACTTTTACCAATTTCTCAGTCTGTTCCTCAACCCCTTTTGCAACGTCGATGACAACGATTACAGAATCTACGGCAGTTAAAGTTCGGTATGTATCTTCAGCAAAATCTTTGTGACCAGGAGTGTCCAAAATATTGATTTTGTGATCTCTGTATTCAAAAGCCAACACAGAAGTCGCTACGGAGATCCCTCTCTGTCTCTCAATTTCCATGAAATCGGAGGTTGCTCCCTTTTTTATTTTGTTGGATTTTACCGCACCCGCTTCCTGAATTGCCCCTCCAAAAAGCAGAAGCTTCTCTGTAAGCGTGGTTTTTCCGGCATCGGGGTGAGATATAATTCCGAAGGTTTTTCTTTTTTCTATTTCTTTGATTAAGTCTGACATATCGTAATTTGAATTTGCAAAAATCGTGAATTTAATCGGATTTTGAAAATTGGATTTTTCATTTCGTTTGAACCACAAAAGTCACAAAAGATTTAGATAGTTTTTAAAAAGCTGATCACTTTGAAAATACAGGTTCAAAAAAGATTTGAGAATATATCTATGAAAGTTTTAATGTAGATGCATTTGACCCATAAGTCACATAGAGTTGTCATTATTTCTTATAAAAAGAGCACATAAGATTAAAAATCAAAGGTTTTTGTATGGGAGTGGAAATTAAATTTTGACAGGCTGGAGTGATTTGTTTTTTTACAAACCACGAAGTGGTTCAATGTCAGTAGGCGTGGGTAAAACCCATGGTAAACAATACGTAGCCGATAAACAGAACCACGAAGTGGTTCAATATCAGTAGCCGTGGGTGAAAACCATGGATCAAGATCACACCACACGATCAGAACCACGAAGTGGTTCAATGTGAGTAGCCGTGGGTGAAACCCATGGACGAAGATCACAGCACACAATCAAAACCACAAAGTTGTTAAATATGAGTGGCCTTGGGTGAAACCCGTGGAAAAAATGTACAGTTATTATTAGAACCACGAAGTGGTTCAATGTTAATAGCCGTGGGTGAAACCCATGGAAAAGAGTTACAGCCATAAAATCAGAACCACGAAGTGGTTCAATGTGAATAGCCGATGGTGAAACTCATGGACGAAGATAAAACCATACGATCAGAATCATGAAGTGGTTCAATGTCAGTAGCCGTGGGTGAAACCCATGGATCAAAATTACACCACACAATCAGAACCGCAAAGTGGTTCAATAATAATTCACAAAAATACATTCTGATTGAATACATAATTTCCGTAAATGAAAATTATATTTATTTTTAAATGATTTTAAAACTCAAACCTCGCTCAACTTTTTTAAATTTGATTTTTTCTTCAGAAAATATGCCAGTCCCAAGCCTATAAAAACCATGGCGGCACTGAATGGGAAAATAAACTGCATTCCGAAAAAATCTGCAACACTACCGATGATTGGGCCTGCAACGCCGAGAGAAATATCGATGAAAAGTCCGTAACCAGCCAAAGCAGAGCCCTGGTTCGATGGAGCAACACTTTTGATCGCCATCACTCCCAATGCCGGAAATATTAATGAAAATCCTAATCCTGTAACACCGGCACCAATCAAAGCCATTTGGGCATTCGTGGCAAATGCGATGATGAGAAGTCCGATGGTTTCTACAAAAAGACAGGCAATCGACACCTTTATTCCGCCATAATTATTGATGACGTTGCTGAAAACCAATCTTCCGGCAACGAATAATCCTCCGAAGATACTCAGACACAAAGCACCATTATTCCAGTGAAAATGATTGTAATATAAAGTAATGAACGTAGAAATACTTGCGAAACCGATTCCTCCCAAGGCCAGACAAACGCCAAACGGAGCGACTTTTCCCAATACTTTCCAGAAAGATTGCGTTTCTTTTTGATTGTCGTTGGTTTTATTCTCTTTCGTTTTAGCAAAAAAATATCCAATAATTCCTAAGATAATGGAAAGAATCCCGATGCCGTAGAGACTGAATTTCTGTTCGATAACAATTCCTAATGAAGCACCAATCGCCAAAGCTCCGTAGCAAGCAACGCCGTTGTAGGAAATAATTTTTGCGGTATGTTTCTCTCCCAGTGCCATGATCGCCCAGTTGATCGGGCTTGCACCCACCAAACCTTCTGCGCAACCTGTGAACAGTCGTGTGATAATTAAAAATGCGAGACTTAAAACCGGAGAAAATTTAAAATAATAAGCGAAAATCAAAAAGATTCCGGTTAAGGAAAATCCGAGCATACTCAGCAGGACTGCGGGTTTCGGGCCTTTTCCGTCAATCATTTTACCTGAATAGGCTCTCAGGAAAAACGTGGAAATATATTGTAAACTAATGACCATTCCTGCCACCAAAAGACTGAATCCTAAACTTTTACTGATAAAAATGGGAAGAACTGAAAGCGATAAGCCGATAATAAAGTATCCTACAAAAGTGAAAGAAACATAACTGATCAGTTGTAAATTAAGGTTTTTAGGCTGATTTAATGCGGAATCCATGCGAATAAAAATAAGCTGCAAAGATAGTTTGATTAAACTTCACAATGAAGCAATTGCAATAGAAAAAAGAAAACGGTTTGATTTGAGATTTGAAGTTTGAGATTTGATCTTTTGGCAGGCTCATGATGACATTTGAGATGTAAAATTATTTTTTTTCATTAAATCAATTATCTTTGTTTCGTTAAAAAAAATCAGACTTTATGGAGCAATCACGTTATCCGAAATATATTTTCGATTGGATGGGAGGTTTAATTCTTTTCTTAGGATATATTTTGGGAGGTGTGTTTACCAAATTTATGCAACTTGCAGGAAAATTTATTTTCAGATTAGATTTTTTGCAGAAACCTTGGTTTTTGATGATTTCAAATGCTTTGGTATTTTGTCTGATGATTGCCGCCTTCGATTTTATTATCGTCCGTCAAAAAACGGGTAAAAAACTGAATTTCAACTTTTCACCGACCAATTTTTATACTTATCTTTTAATCTTTCCGATGATGTTGGGAATGATGTTCATCGGTGAGTTTATCACATCTCAAATCCCCACAACCGGACCGTTTTTTGGAGATTTCTATGAATTTTTTGAAAGAATAATGGAAGGATTTATCAATGATCCAATTATTATGTTAATTATGGCAGTCATCATGGCACCGATTTTTGAAGAAATTATTTTCCGTGGAATTATCCAGAAAGGTTTAATTAATAATGGTGTTGAACCCTGGAAAGCCATTGTGGTGGCAAGTCTTTTATTCGGTTTGATCCACGGGAATCCATGGCAGTTTGTAGGGGCGACTTTATTAGGTTGTGTTTTGGGATTAGTTTATTATAAAACAAAATCTCTGCTTTTGCCGATGCTGTTGCATGGTTTTAATAATCTCTGTTCGGCAATTTTGATTTTTTACACGCAAAAAGAAAGTTTTGCAGAAGCTTTTGAAATGCAGGAATGGACGATTTTGGTAATTGGAATTGTACTTTTCTCTGTCTTTTTCTATCTTTTTGCATTTAAAAATAAAGTCAGGTACTCTGAAGCTTAAAATTTTTTAACACATTAGTCACATAAGTTTAGTTTTAAATTATTGCACATATTTTAGAGCACATTAGTTAAAAATCAAAGATTTTTTAACTGCGAAACTTTTAGATTTCCACTAATTTAAACCTTACAAAAATCTTTGATTTTTTTTCTCTTATGGAATCTAAAATATTTTCAAACATCAAAATATATCTAATGTGACTTATGTGTCAAAAACATTATAATTCATAAAAATTCGAATAAAAAAATAAAAATGGAAATATTAGTAGCTACTCACAATCTTCACAAAAAAGAAGAGATTCAACAGATTTTAGGAAATGATTTCACCGTTAAAAGTCTTGCAGATTACGATCTTCACGACGAAATTGTTGAGGACGGAGATTCTTTCAACGCCAATGCCTTAATAAAAGCCAAATACTGTTTTGAGAAAACCGGAATTCCAAGTCTTGGAGACGACAGCGGTTTGGTTGTGGAATCTTTAGACGGAAGACCTGGTATTTTTTCTGCACGATATGCAGGAGATCACGATTTTGTGAAAAATATTGAGAAAGTTTTAAGCGAAATGGAAAATGTTGAAAACAGGAAAGCCTATTTCATCACCGTTTTATGTTATTATGACGAAAATGGTGCTCAGTATTTCGACGGCAGAGTTCACGGAAATCTGCTGACAGAAAATAAAGGACATCAGGGTTTTGGCTACGACCCAATTTTTGTCCCCGAAGGCCATGAAATCACTTTCGCTGAGATGAATCCCGAAGATAAAAACAAAATCAGCCACAGAAAACAGGCATTGGATTTATTTCTCGATTTTTTACAGGCGAAGTAGCGATAGAGAGGAGTATGGACACATAAGGCACATTAGTTTTCAGTTTTAATTCTCTTGAAAATTGAGAACACAGAAGATTAAAAAATCAAAGATTTTTTTGAGGGCTTTGTGAGCATAATTGTAAATTCTACGATGCATTTGCACTTGAAAATCTCTGATTTTCTCTCATGTGATCTAAAATATTTTCAATGCAGATCTAAAATCTCATATGACTCATGTGTTCAGGTTCATAATTATTTTAAAACCTTAACCTAAGCCTCAACCTTAACCTCAATTATTGTACATTTGCTTTAATAAACTATTGATTTGAGTACTTATTTAACGATATTAGGCTTTAATTCTGCGATACCAACGGTTAATACTTCTCCCACGGCACAGCTTCTCGAAATGGAAGAACGCTGTTTTCTGATAGATTGTGGCGAAGGAACGCAGGTACAGCTGAGAAAAGCGAAAGCGAGATTTTCAAAAATCAATCATATTTTTATCTCCCATCTTCATGGCGACCATTGTTTTGGTTTGCCTGGACTGATTGCGTCGTTCAGGCTTTTGGGAAGGGAAGTTCCGCTGCATGTGTACGGCCCGAAAGGAATTAAAAAAATGCTCGACACTATTTTTACCATTACTGAGACGCACAGGGGTTTTGAGGTAGTTTATCGTGAGCTGGACAAGGATTATTCCGAAAAAATCTATGAAGACAACAGGGTGGAAGTGTACACGATTCCACTTGACCACAGGATTTACTGTAACGGTTATCTTTTTAGGGAGAAACCGAGAGAACGACATATCAATAT
It includes:
- a CDS encoding AMP-dependent synthetase/ligase codes for the protein MTIKRLFDIPQHALENYPKADMFVTKYNGEWKKTSTQEFVNEANKISRGLLKLGIKPGDKIALITTNSRTEWAIMDLGLSQIGVISVPVYPSISPEDYEFIFTNAEIKYCFLSDKALLDKVMKVKHNIPSLQGVFTFDAISGAANWREILDLGEDDSTQIEVEDLAKAINPDDVATIIYTSGTTGKPKGVILSHENIVSNVLGSIPRIPRKKSLDYKDTRVLSFLPICHIFERMLFYLFQYNGFSIHFAESIEKMGENVKEVKPHYMSVVPRLIEKVYDKIYATGSSAGGFKQKIFFWALDLIQKKKTVSKPSGLSEIIADKLVFKKWREGLGGEIITLVSGSAALSSRLNLMFQNAGIPILEGYGLTETSPVISVNSFGKMKVGTVGHPLDNLKVKIQEDGEITVKGPSVFKGYFKNEEQTKETFTDDGYFKTGDIGHIDGEGYLQITDRKKEMFKTSGGKYIAPQTIENLAKASKFIEQIMVVGDGEKMPTALVQPDFEFAKSWAMRNNLSIGTTPKEIAASKELKERIKKEMDDINEHLGSWEQIKKIELTPEVWSIEAGLLTPTLKLKRKAIKEKFMDLYNKMYEHQA
- a CDS encoding acyl-CoA dehydrogenase family protein encodes the protein MDFNLSEEQLMIQQAARDFAQNELLPGVIERDRDQKFPAEQVKKMGEMGLLGMMVDPQYGGAGMDSVSYVLAMEEIAKVDASAAVVMSVNNSLVCAGLEKFASEEQKVKYLTPLASGEVIGAFALSEPEAGSDATSQQTTAEDKGDYYLLNGIKNWITNGGTATYYIVIAQTDPEKKHKGINAFIVEKGWEGFEIGLKEDKLGIRGSDTHSLLFNNVKVPKENRIGEDGFGFNFAMAVLNGGRIGIASQALGIASGAYELALKYAKTRKAFKTEIINHQAIAFKLADMATSITAARMLCYKAAVEKDAGKDISESGAMAKLYSSQVAMDTTIEAVQIHGGYGYVKEYHVERMMRDAKITQIYEGTSEIQKIVISRSISK
- a CDS encoding DUF4349 domain-containing protein, encoding MKKAILLLAISSTFIMCKKGDGTTESLSETIKSADSSFTEISDKAEKIQNETAAALDSAQVKIKDFDKTSQNLKDKFEKTASSVDSLGEKISNVKFESRTYDKDSARKKQEKIVVNVPAPKVIKETKIIYKNNPEKPKSEPKYALKKTANLEIGVDDTYGAKNYIEDQLRKYDGSLKSENISRNNDDTKTAYLKIQIPLDKFEYFVEDVSGNLGNVIDKTIDSSGEEFYPKTKCDIEITLYGNEKNAATVASKPDSFGGKFASGIGSGWEVLTGILLFFVPFWPLFLIAGIAYYFFKKNRNKNISNQAE
- a CDS encoding peptide chain release factor 3, with amino-acid sequence MSDLIKEIEKRKTFGIISHPDAGKTTLTEKLLLFGGAIQEAGAVKSNKIKKGATSDFMEIERQRGISVATSVLAFEYRDHKINILDTPGHKDFAEDTYRTLTAVDSVIVVIDVAKGVEEQTEKLVKVCRMRNIPMLVFINKLDREGKDAFDLLDEVEQKLGLTVCPLSLPIGMGADFQGIYNIWEDNIQLFLEEKKQKVGEAIKFDDINDPSIDEVIGEKAAKNLREELDLIQSVYPEFSREDYMKGDLQPVFFGSALNNFGVRELLNAFIDIAPMPQPKESDTRLVKPEESTFTGFVFKIHANMDPKHRDRLAFVKIVSGTFKRNENYLLVREGKKMKFSSPNAFFADKKEVVDESFPGDIVGLHDTGSFRIGDTLTGGEKLSFKGIPSFSPEHFRYINNNDPLKAKQLAKGIDQLMDEGVAQLFTLEMNNRKIIGTVGALQYEVIQYRLEHEYGAKCTYEPLSMHKACWVEADEKSEEFKEFARLKQRFLARDKYNQLVFLADSSFTIHMTQEKFPNVKLHFISEFQNA
- a CDS encoding MFS transporter; the protein is MDSALNQPKNLNLQLISYVSFTFVGYFIIGLSLSVLPIFISKSLGFSLLVAGMVISLQYISTFFLRAYSGKMIDGKGPKPAVLLSMLGFSLTGIFLIFAYYFKFSPVLSLAFLIITRLFTGCAEGLVGASPINWAIMALGEKHTAKIISYNGVACYGALAIGASLGIVIEQKFSLYGIGILSIILGIIGYFFAKTKENKTNDNQKETQSFWKVLGKVAPFGVCLALGGIGFASISTFITLYYNHFHWNNGALCLSIFGGLFVAGRLVFSNVINNYGGIKVSIACLFVETIGLLIIAFATNAQMALIGAGVTGLGFSLIFPALGVMAIKSVAPSNQGSALAGYGLFIDISLGVAGPIIGSVADFFGMQFIFPFSAAMVFIGLGLAYFLKKKSNLKKLSEV
- a CDS encoding CPBP family intramembrane glutamic endopeptidase; the protein is MEQSRYPKYIFDWMGGLILFLGYILGGVFTKFMQLAGKFIFRLDFLQKPWFLMISNALVFCLMIAAFDFIIVRQKTGKKLNFNFSPTNFYTYLLIFPMMLGMMFIGEFITSQIPTTGPFFGDFYEFFERIMEGFINDPIIMLIMAVIMAPIFEEIIFRGIIQKGLINNGVEPWKAIVVASLLFGLIHGNPWQFVGATLLGCVLGLVYYKTKSLLLPMLLHGFNNLCSAILIFYTQKESFAEAFEMQEWTILVIGIVLFSVFFYLFAFKNKVRYSEA
- the rdgB gene encoding RdgB/HAM1 family non-canonical purine NTP pyrophosphatase, with the protein product MKMEILVATHNLHKKEEIQQILGNDFTVKSLADYDLHDEIVEDGDSFNANALIKAKYCFEKTGIPSLGDDSGLVVESLDGRPGIFSARYAGDHDFVKNIEKVLSEMENVENRKAYFITVLCYYDENGAQYFDGRVHGNLLTENKGHQGFGYDPIFVPEGHEITFAEMNPEDKNKISHRKQALDLFLDFLQAK
- a CDS encoding ribonuclease Z, whose product is MSTYLTILGFNSAIPTVNTSPTAQLLEMEERCFLIDCGEGTQVQLRKAKARFSKINHIFISHLHGDHCFGLPGLIASFRLLGREVPLHVYGPKGIKKMLDTIFTITETHRGFEVVYRELDKDYSEKIYEDNRVEVYTIPLDHRIYCNGYLFREKPRERHINMEEVSKYPEIETCDYHNLKAGKDFVLSDGYVLKNEILTTSPAPSVSYAFCSDTRYLESVIPIIKNVTVLYHEATFLHDLKEMADYTGHTTALEAATIAKKAEVEKLILGHFSNRYGDLTVFTDEARTVFPNSYLPKALECVKI